In the genome of Meles meles chromosome 4, mMelMel3.1 paternal haplotype, whole genome shotgun sequence, one region contains:
- the LOC123940398 gene encoding kinetochore protein Spc25-like produces the protein MIEDELALFDKSINEFWNKFKSTVNDTSCQMVGLRDTYKDSIKACAEKLSVKLKEEERMVEMFLEYQNQICRQNNVIQEKKVNLLRLIAGIKDKKQELEVLTSNIQDLKEEYAKKKETISAANKANEERLKRLQKSADLYKDRLGLEIRKIYGDKLQFIFTNIDPKHPENPFMFSLHLNEAREYEVSDSSPHLECLTEFQENVRKTNNFSAFLANVRKAFTAMVYN, from the coding sequence ATGATAGAGGACGAACTCGCACTGTTtgataaaagcataaatgagTTTTGGAATAAATTCAAAAGCACTGTCAATGACACTTCCTGTCAGATGGTGGGACTAAGAGATACCtacaaagactccatcaaagcATGTGCAGAAAAGCTGTCTGTgaaattaaaggaagaagaaCGAATGGTTGAGATGTTTTTGGAGTATCAAAATCAGATCTGTAGGCAGAATAACgtcattcaggaaaaaaaagttaacttgtTAAGGTTGATTGctggaataaaagacaaaaagcagGAACTGGAAGTACTGACCTCAAACATTCAGGATCTTAAGGAGGAATATGCTAAGAAGAAGGAAACTATTTCTGCTGCTAACAAAGCTAATGAAGAGAGGTTGAAAAGACTACAGAAATCTGCAGATTTATATAAAGATCGACTTGGACTAGAAATTCGTAAAATTTATGGTGATAAATTGCAGTTTATATTCACTAATATTGACCCTAAGCATCCTGAGAACCCATTTATGTTTTCCCTCCACCTAAATGAAGCCAGGGAGTATGAAGTATCAGATAGTTCTCCTCATCTTGAGTGCCTGACAGAATTCCAAGAGAATGTAAGGAAGACCAACAATTTCTCGGCTTTTCTTGCCAATGTTCGGAAAGCTTTTACTGCTATGGTTTATAACTGA